The Desulfomonilia bacterium DNA segment ATGGCTGACAGACTATAATCACAAGCGGCCGCACAGTTCCCTAGGGAACTGTGCCCCGTATGAGTATTTCATGAACCAGAAAAATATGCTAAATAACCAGACACTCGCTTTAAAGGTGGCTTAATAATTGGGGGAAGGTCAATAGGATTGAAGGCAGATTCTAACAGCCAACTTTGAAGATAACTCACAACTGTCAAACCTCCTTCTTTGAAGGTGCGTTATGACTTAAGGAAAATGTTATGATGTTACCATGGAAGAAAAGATTGGCCATTATTTTTATCACAATTATGCTTTCATGTTCAATGTTTTTATTATTTCTATCAATTGCAAATTATGTTGATTATCCTCAACAAAGCCATAGAGAACTACTTCATTCTATTGTTGGTTTTATTTTCACAATGTACTGTTTCAAGAAAATATTTGGAATTCCCAAACCTTTCGGAAAAGGAAGATTCATCTTATCATTATTGATCATCCTAATAATATTATGGTGTATGTATATTTTAGAATGGTTAACTGGGAATTTACCAACTCGATCCTTTTTTATTGTACCAATTATAATAACATTAATCTCACCATTTTTAGGAATGGTAATATATAAAATATATTCATGATCACATTAAAAAAACCATAGGGTGTCACCCATTAAAAGGTCCGTGTCAAGAGAGTAGATTTTTCTGTCAGTAGAGGACGTTGTGCCATTCTGCTTGCAAGGTGCAGATATAGCGATTTTGACTTTGCCATGTTCTGACGTGACGCCGCCATATTTTCTATTATTATTATTGGTTACGGATGCCTGATCGAAATTGCTGTTTCAGAATCGGCTCCCGAAATATCTGCAGGAAGATGTGTATTCATATGAGATAGGCCAAGGGATATTCCCTTAAAGAAATCGGGTAATATTTCGGCAGGAAATCCGTTGTCATGAGCCAGTCGAATCTTAGGAGAATAAAAAATGACAGTGGGATTAAAAAGAACTAACGACAAGAGAAGCGCTGGTTATGTATTTAAAAATAATCTTTAATATTTAATGTGTTCCCGTAGTGTTCCCGTAAAGCCTGCGAACATTGGCCTAGAGCCAATAACCGGTCATTCGATTCCCCCCGCCTCCACCATGAAAATGGCTTGAATATGAACAATACCCATTGGTAATCCTGATGCAATTCTATTCATTTGGCTGTATTTGCCATTTTTTTGCCAGTTTATCCCATTTGAACTGCTCGCGGTATATCTTGTTATCCGTTGGCGGTACGCCAGGGCCTTCAAAATTAATGGAATATGAGTTCTTAAGATTTTCGATTTTCAGTTTGCTCACTTTATCATCAAAAACCTTTTTATAAGATTCCTTGTTAAAGTTGCTGCATTCTGTGGCGTGAACTATTACAAGCAAAAAATATGAATTTCCCAAAAACGGATACTTTGCAGCATCTTCCTTGTTTTCATTTTTAACAATTTCAGTCCCTAGAAAGTAGAACAAGGTTGCAAATACCGTACATTGGGTTCCATTGCCTTTATTGTAATTGATAAATGAGCAAAGCCTGTCACTGTCTGATTGACAGTAATTTTTCAAACAGACATTCTCATGAAATACATCAAGGGCATACTTATCAAATTCTTCCTTTGGCGGTTTGCCCGAGCATGCGGTAATGGTGAGAATAAGTGCAAGTGAAAGTGTGAGAAATTGAATTTTCTTTTTCATAAATCAAAGAACCTCTAATAATATTTTTTTATGCAATCGGTAATTCTCAAAACTTCCAAAATACTCATTTTCAAAAAGGGATGCTGCATGGATCATCCCTTCATCCAAATACATTATTTTGCAGGTTTTGCCAATGGGTCAACAGGCCGACAAGGCCTGACTTTTTTCATATTTCAAGCACGGAAACCGTACGTGACGCTGTTTGTTCCCGTCTTTTCTCCAACAGTGGATCGCTGATCATATTGCAAAGAGGAAGCCGTTAGAGATGGCCATGACCATGTATTTCCGTTGCCCCGACCTCAGCAGCATGCCCGCTATTACGGATGCATCGAAGTCACTGTCAAAGAGGTCCGGACAGGACCGCCCGACCTGCAGCTTTTTCATCATGCCCTGGCTCCTGTTGCCGACCTTCCGGTAAAGCGCATCATCTCCGGCACGCATTTCATGTGCGACCTCAGTCTTAAAGGCAGTGAAATAGCTTATGGCTAAATGAAGGAGAAATAGGTTATCGGTGTCTGGCAAAAAATACCGGCTTGGCGGCTGTTTTTAACTCGTCTTCAACATCTGAGCAGCCATTTTTTTTCATGTCTTCTTCTGCCACTTGATCCAGTCGCTGAATTCATTCAGCAAAGATATTTTCACGGATTCAGGTTTTATAATCCTTACATGCGGCAGCCAGGGCTTCACGCACATTGATATCTCTTCAGTATTGCAGGCCATGAAGTTTAGAATAAGGGAACCATCCGGCTTTTCTTCGGCCGTTTCCTGAAGCGGCAGAATATTGCCCCTGCGTTTGAAATAGTCGGCCCACAATGAATCGACTTCTATGGTAACCCTGATGTTCCTGTTGGTGGTGAACCATACATTGACGCTGCTTTTGAGGATGTCGTCAATATCGTCTGGAATCTTTTTGAACCTCTTGTTCTTTAGGGCTGTTATCCCGCTGATTTTGTCCAGTGCGTATTTTTTTATCCTGTCGTCGGAAGAATCCCTTGCTATAAGGTACCAGAATCCGTCGAAGTATGCGGTCCTGTACGGTTCGACCGTGACCGGGTGCGCTTCCTTCATATTTCCCTTGTACTCGAACTGCAGGAATTTCTTTTCGTTTATACCTTCCACTATCTTATCCACTGTCTTTCTAGGGAAACGTATGGGCTCGTCGAGCTTCACGAAGACAGGCCTGCAGTCGGTATAATCTGAGAGCCTGTTGAATATCGTATCCGCATTGTCACCGAAAGGCTTTCCGAGCTGCCTGACCATGTCCCTGACGGCTACTATCAATGCAAGCTCAGACTCCTCG contains these protein-coding regions:
- a CDS encoding WYL domain-containing protein, whose amino-acid sequence is MSDERKPVAERILRLAKMLRYFLERDEVYTTNMAADFSTTTRTIQRDLLALRKAGFPIHEKRMGCHCLDKSIISNLRNYEESELALIVAVRDMVRQLGKPFGDNADTIFNRLSDYTDCRPVFVKLDEPIRFPRKTVDKIVEGINEKKFLQFEYKGNMKEAHPVTVEPYRTAYFDGFWYLIARDSSDDRIKKYALDKISGITALKNKRFKKIPDDIDDILKSSVNVWFTTNRNIRVTIEVDSLWADYFKRRGNILPLQETAEEKPDGSLILNFMACNTEEISMCVKPWLPHVRIIKPESVKISLLNEFSDWIKWQKKT